A part of Candidatus Babeliaceae bacterium genomic DNA contains:
- the cysS gene encoding cysteine--tRNA ligase — protein sequence MKLLITNTFSGKKELFIPMDAHQITLYVCGITPYDYAHIGHGRCYVTFDVLYRLLSKKYTVMYCRNFTDIDDKLINKAKKEYNDETKYRVIADTFIAAYEKDMRALNCLKPNIEPRVTQHIPEIISFVKQLIDSGHAYERQGDVYFSLKTYAEYGKLSKRNLGDMLAGARVSVNEDKQDPLDFALWKKSDDAVGWESPWGFGRPGWHIECSALARKYLGSTIDIHAGGMDLIFPHHENEIAQTESVQAVPFVRYWMHNAFVRIDQEKMSKSLGNFLTLHDIFEKYSPMALRYMLLSHHYRSPLDFSFDDLDVAHTTYQRICKLFYDTVTTKNSGSTSVADAMMTYLLDDLNIPGMLGVFFEHSKEVQEDDSQKIAVKDIFTNILGLSLIPEVKKEIIITPEIQKLLDARELARRTKDWQQSDALRDELKALGYIVQDKKLT from the coding sequence ATGAAACTACTCATCACGAATACTTTTAGTGGCAAAAAAGAGCTTTTTATACCTATGGATGCTCATCAAATTACTCTGTATGTTTGTGGAATTACTCCTTATGACTACGCTCATATTGGCCATGGAAGATGTTATGTTACTTTTGATGTTCTGTATAGGCTTCTTTCAAAAAAATATACCGTTATGTATTGCAGAAACTTTACAGATATTGATGATAAGCTTATTAATAAAGCAAAAAAAGAATATAACGATGAAACAAAATACCGTGTAATCGCAGATACTTTTATTGCGGCTTATGAAAAAGATATGCGCGCACTCAACTGCCTCAAACCGAACATTGAGCCGCGCGTTACGCAACATATTCCAGAAATTATATCTTTTGTTAAACAATTAATTGATAGCGGTCATGCCTATGAACGGCAGGGCGATGTTTATTTTTCTTTAAAAACCTATGCTGAATATGGCAAATTATCCAAGCGCAATCTGGGCGATATGCTCGCCGGCGCGCGCGTCAGTGTTAATGAAGACAAGCAAGATCCCTTAGATTTTGCTCTGTGGAAAAAGTCTGATGATGCGGTTGGCTGGGAAAGTCCCTGGGGCTTTGGTAGACCTGGTTGGCATATTGAATGTTCCGCGCTTGCGCGCAAATATTTAGGGAGCACGATCGATATACATGCCGGGGGCATGGACTTGATTTTCCCCCATCATGAAAATGAAATTGCTCAGACAGAATCGGTGCAGGCAGTGCCTTTTGTGCGATATTGGATGCATAATGCTTTTGTGCGCATTGATCAAGAAAAGATGTCAAAATCTTTGGGTAATTTTTTGACGCTGCATGACATCTTTGAAAAATATAGCCCGATGGCATTGCGCTATATGTTGTTAAGTCATCATTATCGCTCCCCGCTTGATTTTTCTTTTGATGATTTGGATGTTGCACATACAACGTATCAGCGAATCTGCAAGCTTTTTTATGATACCGTAACAACTAAAAATTCTGGGTCAACGTCAGTTGCTGATGCTATGATGACTTATTTGCTTGATGATCTTAATATACCGGGCATGTTGGGCGTTTTTTTTGAGCATAGTAAAGAAGTGCAAGAAGATGATTCTCAAAAGATTGCGGTAAAAGACATTTTTACAAACATTTTGGGCTTATCATTAATTCCAGAAGTTAAAAAAGAAATTATTATTACGCCAGAAATTCAAAAATTACTAGATGCCCGTGAACTCGCTCGTCGCACTAAAGATTGGCAGCAATCAGACGCATTACGAGATGAGCTTAAAGCATTGGGATACATTGTTCAGGATAAAAAGCTGACGTGA
- the bamA gene encoding outer membrane protein assembly factor BamA yields MSYTTRHLFILWLSIMNSGNLYSNEINNSALAEYDLIPKRINAITISGNIVVSTSAIESKIPYKKNDIFKASKSNALIKTLFNLGYFRNIKVMTEPVSDSLINIIIIVEEKNKVENIIYTGNKHLTADEIEKKIHISEIKSIDPEELPNLEEQLKKLYIEKSYHNATITSSLVQTAENRVNLEFCIEEGEKSLIKRVFFTGNKTIPSRKLRTLIFTREDWILGFFDKAGSYQPDAIEYDKHVIENFYQSNGFLTAHVTDALVETDPCNKHFTVTFVIEEGDIYAINSVTANGTDVMPSEHVVARIPIKPGHVYSKEMVRTTMEALRLMWGEFGYIYADVQPNIKPNVATKTVDLEFITDLGNKINVNRINIIGNKKTRDKVIRREFIVNEGEMLTSFAMEESKRRVELLGYFDQKNGVNWKISRINEKEADLDLILKEVKTGKLFGQIGFGGLDDIKSPSQSFKFGGGIQDTNLLGTGISYNANGTYSFQDSTLSASIATPWLFNRPIRAGIDVNHRDTIYDDFKNVNTTPAERTTGFVGNLGLKVPRLYYSVVLWDGGWDKIRYKSPILAVVGPQEQAFQPGVQKIIDNAFIPGNLAWIGLSSVQDLRNHPTFPTSGHQWIVNTKVGIPHNAPGNFGFFKFDADIKYFTPLIDVYNLVLYMHGHVGLIAQLGKHEVPYRELYHIGGIATVRGFEFGQIGPQLAVPNNDMLQTSSLGGKKAFWLNLELQFPITPDMGLRGVFFYDGGAGWDVPNGNTLDPLLLRNNHFSYRHSIGLGVRLLYPTPVRIDWGFKLDRKKKRGESASEIHFTAIQEF; encoded by the coding sequence ATGTCTTACACAACGCGCCACCTCTTTATACTTTGGTTATCCATTATGAATAGTGGCAATCTTTATAGTAACGAAATCAACAATTCTGCTCTGGCAGAGTATGATCTTATACCTAAAAGGATTAATGCCATTACCATATCCGGTAACATAGTCGTCTCAACGTCCGCAATAGAAAGTAAAATACCTTACAAGAAAAATGATATTTTTAAAGCATCAAAATCTAACGCGTTAATAAAGACATTATTTAATCTAGGCTATTTTAGAAATATCAAAGTAATGACGGAACCCGTCAGCGATTCTCTTATTAATATTATCATTATTGTCGAAGAAAAAAATAAAGTCGAAAATATTATATATACAGGCAATAAACATCTCACTGCTGATGAAATAGAAAAAAAGATTCATATTTCTGAAATCAAATCAATAGATCCGGAAGAACTTCCCAATCTTGAAGAACAATTAAAAAAATTATACATAGAAAAAAGTTATCATAACGCCACGATTACAAGCTCGCTGGTACAAACAGCAGAAAATCGAGTAAATCTAGAGTTTTGTATAGAAGAAGGAGAAAAATCTCTCATCAAGCGAGTATTTTTCACGGGAAACAAAACTATCCCGAGCAGAAAACTTCGGACACTTATTTTTACTCGAGAAGATTGGATATTAGGTTTTTTTGATAAAGCTGGTAGCTATCAACCTGATGCCATAGAATATGATAAACATGTTATCGAAAATTTTTATCAAAGTAATGGCTTCTTAACCGCACATGTTACAGACGCTCTTGTGGAAACAGACCCGTGCAATAAACATTTTACCGTTACATTTGTCATAGAAGAAGGTGATATCTATGCAATAAACTCGGTAACTGCAAATGGCACAGACGTAATGCCATCAGAACATGTGGTTGCGCGCATTCCCATAAAACCAGGACACGTCTATTCCAAAGAAATGGTCAGAACAACGATGGAAGCTCTCCGGCTCATGTGGGGGGAATTTGGGTACATTTATGCTGACGTTCAACCAAATATCAAACCAAACGTCGCAACAAAAACAGTTGATCTTGAATTTATTACCGATCTTGGCAATAAAATTAATGTTAATCGCATTAACATTATTGGTAACAAAAAAACTCGTGACAAAGTAATTAGAAGAGAATTTATTGTCAATGAAGGAGAAATGCTCACTTCATTTGCCATGGAAGAATCAAAACGTCGCGTAGAGTTACTCGGTTATTTTGATCAAAAAAATGGCGTAAACTGGAAAATATCACGTATTAATGAAAAAGAAGCGGATCTTGATCTTATTCTTAAAGAAGTAAAAACAGGAAAATTATTTGGCCAAATCGGCTTTGGCGGCTTGGATGACATAAAATCACCATCACAATCCTTCAAATTTGGTGGCGGCATACAAGATACCAATTTATTGGGCACCGGTATTAGTTACAATGCCAATGGCACGTACTCGTTCCAAGACAGCACATTATCCGCCAGCATTGCAACACCATGGCTCTTTAATAGGCCGATCAGAGCGGGCATCGATGTTAATCATCGCGACACGATATACGATGATTTTAAAAACGTTAATACAACGCCGGCAGAACGCACAACCGGCTTTGTTGGTAATCTTGGGCTCAAGGTTCCGCGGTTATATTATTCTGTTGTATTATGGGATGGCGGCTGGGATAAAATTAGATACAAATCACCAATTCTTGCTGTGGTTGGACCTCAAGAACAGGCGTTTCAGCCGGGTGTTCAAAAAATTATTGATAATGCATTTATACCCGGTAATTTAGCCTGGATAGGTCTTTCTTCGGTACAAGATTTACGCAACCATCCAACGTTCCCTACCAGTGGTCACCAATGGATTGTCAACACAAAAGTAGGCATACCACATAATGCTCCAGGTAATTTTGGATTTTTCAAATTTGATGCGGACATAAAATATTTTACCCCATTAATCGACGTCTACAATCTTGTCTTGTATATGCATGGTCACGTGGGGCTTATAGCACAACTCGGCAAGCATGAAGTTCCGTATCGTGAGCTGTACCATATTGGTGGTATCGCTACCGTGCGTGGGTTTGAATTTGGTCAAATTGGGCCACAACTTGCCGTACCTAATAATGACATGCTACAAACAAGTTCGTTGGGCGGCAAAAAAGCGTTCTGGCTCAATCTAGAATTACAATTCCCGATTACTCCGGACATGGGTTTGCGCGGCGTCTTCTTTTATGATGGCGGAGCCGGTTGGGATGTTCCAAATGGCAACACGCTCGACCCGCTTCTATTACGCAACAATCATTTTAGTTATCGCCATTCGATTGGCCTTGGTGTACGGCTCTTATATCCAACGCCCGTACGTATAGATTGGGGCTTTAAGCTTGATAGAAAGAAAAAGCGTGGAGAATCGGCAAGCGAAATTCACTTCACCGCCATTCAAGAATTTTGA
- a CDS encoding penicillin-binding protein 2, translated as MTTSHKTRLIGIFFGFLLFFCVITANLIRIQYFQQIFFKNLAQTQYLLTITEESSRGEMFDRYGKPLAVNTESTSAFITPSTLKEKELIHTFLKQEFPQAYQRLLRNPYAKFMYIKRKLSPEELLAINNANLKDINMLQEKSRLYPYPCTGIITGMTDIDNNGLFGIELSCNTLLKGAPTIYLLEKEARSRYFIKKEIEQSGVSGNNLTLTIDRDLQFLVHEELKNTVEKLHAKEGSVIIMDPLTGDIITMVHYPDYTTQTMHDISLTKNSLISNVYEFGSVMKIFPALAALEEHLVTPDEIIDCENTKTTYIDGVRVNTWKAHGAITYAQVIECSNNIGTSKVTQRLGPLLYDHLKQCGFGQKTHIALPGEQKGFINPPERWSNASLFSLSFGYEINATLLQLAQAFCMIANGGYIITPKILLHDPIKKSLHPIYSDNTITTMRTILTNTINHGTAYKAKIDGYTIMGKTGTANLLDDTGEYNKHRNIFTFICNIEKGTYKRVIGTFIKEIPQKNVFASTTAVPLGERVAHTMLIHDKII; from the coding sequence ATGACAACAAGCCACAAAACGCGATTAATTGGCATATTTTTTGGATTTTTACTTTTTTTTTGCGTCATCACCGCAAATCTGATACGCATACAGTACTTTCAACAAATTTTCTTTAAAAATTTGGCACAAACACAATACCTGCTCACTATTACAGAAGAATCATCGCGAGGGGAAATGTTTGACCGGTATGGAAAGCCGCTAGCAGTTAATACAGAAAGTACTTCTGCCTTTATCACACCATCAACGCTTAAAGAAAAAGAATTAATACACACCTTTCTTAAACAGGAATTCCCTCAAGCGTATCAAAGATTATTACGTAACCCGTATGCAAAATTTATGTACATAAAGCGAAAGCTTTCCCCAGAAGAACTGCTGGCAATTAACAATGCCAACCTCAAAGATATTAATATGTTACAAGAAAAAAGCCGCCTCTATCCATATCCATGCACAGGTATTATTACCGGCATGACAGATATCGATAACAATGGCCTCTTTGGCATAGAACTTTCTTGCAACACTCTCTTAAAAGGAGCTCCGACAATCTATCTTTTGGAAAAAGAAGCACGATCGCGCTATTTTATCAAAAAGGAAATAGAACAGTCAGGCGTATCAGGCAATAATCTTACGCTCACGATAGATCGCGATTTACAATTTTTGGTCCATGAAGAACTCAAAAATACAGTAGAAAAACTACATGCCAAAGAAGGCTCCGTTATTATTATGGACCCACTCACTGGCGATATCATTACCATGGTCCATTATCCAGATTATACAACCCAAACTATGCATGACATATCACTCACTAAAAATAGCCTTATCAGCAATGTCTATGAATTTGGGTCCGTTATGAAAATATTCCCAGCACTTGCAGCCCTCGAAGAACATCTCGTAACACCAGATGAAATAATAGATTGCGAAAACACAAAAACAACCTACATTGATGGCGTACGAGTCAATACATGGAAAGCTCATGGCGCAATAACTTATGCCCAGGTGATCGAATGTTCCAATAACATTGGTACATCAAAAGTAACTCAACGGCTTGGGCCATTATTATATGACCACCTTAAACAATGCGGCTTTGGCCAAAAAACACATATAGCATTACCGGGGGAACAAAAAGGTTTTATTAATCCACCAGAACGGTGGAGCAACGCTTCGCTATTTTCTCTTTCATTTGGATACGAAATCAACGCAACGCTCCTACAACTTGCTCAGGCGTTTTGCATGATTGCCAATGGCGGCTATATTATTACACCAAAAATCTTATTACACGATCCCATCAAAAAATCACTACACCCAATCTATTCAGACAATACTATAACAACTATGCGCACTATCTTAACTAATACCATTAACCATGGAACAGCTTACAAAGCAAAAATAGATGGATATACCATCATGGGTAAAACGGGTACGGCAAATTTATTAGATGATACGGGCGAATATAACAAACATCGCAATATATTTACCTTTATTTGCAACATAGAAAAAGGTACCTATAAACGTGTTATAGGTACCTTTATTAAAGAAATTCCACAAAAAAATGTATTTGCCTCAACAACGGCGGTTCCACTCGGAGAACGCGTTGCCCATACCATGCTCATTCACGACAAAATCATTTGA